The Dermacentor albipictus isolate Rhodes 1998 colony chromosome 2, USDA_Dalb.pri_finalv2, whole genome shotgun sequence genome has a segment encoding these proteins:
- the PIG-A gene encoding phosphatidylinositol N-acetylglucosaminyltransferase subunit A isoform X1 has product MERKRHRICMVSDFFYPNTGGVESHIYQLSQCLLALGHKVCVITHAYGDRKGVRYMTSGLKVYYLPFLVIYNQCTLPTIMISFPLIRNILIREEITVVHAHSAFSSLALEVMLHASTLGLRAVFTDHSLFGFADASAIITNKLLSMSLSFANHVICVSHTGKENTVLRANVPPARVSVIPNAVETAVFFPDLNKKPSDKVTIIVVSRLVYRKGVDLMAGVIPVICNRHPNVQFIIGERSGDGPKRLVIEEVRERHRLQERITMLGAIEHDSVRDVMVQGDIFLNASLTEAFCMAIVEACACGLQVVSTRVGGVPEVLPPDLIHLCDPSVRGLLEGLECAIERHGRGDVVPAAEAHARVSRMYRWENVAKRTQHVYDSIDHEPPTSLRQRLDRAKRCGFVFAQIFWMVIIILHVTHLVLSYARPNSLIDKAVDYPTPKATERCSHQSTESTNS; this is encoded by the exons ATGGAACGAAAGCGGCACAGAATATG CATGGTCTCGGACTTCTTTTATCCCAATACAGGTGGTGTAGAAAGTCACATCTACCAACTCTCCCAATGTCTTTTAGCTCTGGGGCACAAAGTTTGCGTTATCACGCACGCGTATGGGGACAGGAAAGGAGTTCGATACATGACGTCTGGGCTCAAG gtGTACTACCTTCCTTTCCTTGTTATATACAACCAATGCACTCTACCAACCATCATGATTTCCTTTCCACTCATACGGAACATTCTCATAAGAGAAGAGATCACGGTTGTTCATGCACATTCA GCGTTCTCATCCTTGGCATTGGAGGTTATGCTTCACGCTTCCACCTTGGGTCTTCGAGCTGTCTTCACAGACCATTCACTGTTTGGATTTGCCGATGCCAGTGCAATCATCACAAACAAACTGCTCAGCATGTCCCTGTCCTTTGCCAACCATGTTATATGCGTCTCACACACTGG AAAGGAGAACACCGTGTTGAGGGCAAATGTGCCACCTGCCAGGGTATCCGTCATACCAAATGCCGTAGAGACTGCTGTTTTCTTCCCTGACCTGAACAAAAAACCCTCGGATAAAG TTACTATCATCGTGGTCAGTCGGCTGGTTTACCGCAAGGGTGTTGACCTGATGGCAGGTGTCATTCCAGTGATTTGCAACAGACACCCCAATGTGCAATTTATCATAGGTGAGCGCA GTGGCGATGGCCCGAAAAGGCTTGTGATTGAAGAAGTGAGGGAACGGCATCGACTGCAGGAAAGAATTACAATGCTGGGAGCCATTGAGCATGACTCTGTGAGAGAT GTCATGGTTCAGGGAGACATCTTCTTGAATGCTTCATTGACAGAGGCATTCTGCATGGCTATTGTAGAAGCATGTGCCTGTGG TTTGCAGGTTGTGAGCACCAGGGTTGGAGGCGTGCCCGAGGTGCTTCCACCTGATCTGATCCATCTTTGTGACCCCAGTGTGCGAG GGCTTCTGGAAGGGCTGGAGTGTGCCATTGAGCGACATGGACGAGGCGATGTTGTTCCAGCTGCAGAAGCACATGCACGAGTGAGCAGGATGTACCGGTGGGAAAATGTGGCCAAGCGAACGCAACATGTTTACGATTCCATTGACCACGAGCCTCCGACTTCACTTCGTCAGAGGCTGGACAG GGCAAAACGCTGCGGCTTCGTCTTTGCTCAAATCTTCTGGATGGTCATTATAATCCTCCATGTCACGCACCTTGTGCTGTCTTACGCCAGGCCCAATTCG
- the PIG-A gene encoding phosphatidylinositol N-acetylglucosaminyltransferase subunit A isoform X2: MERKRHRICMVSDFFYPNTGGVESHIYQLSQCLLALGHKVCVITHAYGDRKGVRYMTSGLKVYYLPFLVIYNQCTLPTIMISFPLIRNILIREEITVVHAHSAFSSLALEVMLHASTLGLRAVFTDHSLFGFADASAIITNKLLSMSLSFANHVICVSHTGKENTVLRANVPPARVSVIPNAVETAVFFPDLNKKPSDKVTIIVVSRLVYRKGVDLMAGVIPVICNRHPNVQFIIGGDGPKRLVIEEVRERHRLQERITMLGAIEHDSVRDVMVQGDIFLNASLTEAFCMAIVEACACGLQVVSTRVGGVPEVLPPDLIHLCDPSVRGLLEGLECAIERHGRGDVVPAAEAHARVSRMYRWENVAKRTQHVYDSIDHEPPTSLRQRLDRAKRCGFVFAQIFWMVIIILHVTHLVLSYARPNSLIDKAVDYPTPKATERCSHQSTESTNS; the protein is encoded by the exons ATGGAACGAAAGCGGCACAGAATATG CATGGTCTCGGACTTCTTTTATCCCAATACAGGTGGTGTAGAAAGTCACATCTACCAACTCTCCCAATGTCTTTTAGCTCTGGGGCACAAAGTTTGCGTTATCACGCACGCGTATGGGGACAGGAAAGGAGTTCGATACATGACGTCTGGGCTCAAG gtGTACTACCTTCCTTTCCTTGTTATATACAACCAATGCACTCTACCAACCATCATGATTTCCTTTCCACTCATACGGAACATTCTCATAAGAGAAGAGATCACGGTTGTTCATGCACATTCA GCGTTCTCATCCTTGGCATTGGAGGTTATGCTTCACGCTTCCACCTTGGGTCTTCGAGCTGTCTTCACAGACCATTCACTGTTTGGATTTGCCGATGCCAGTGCAATCATCACAAACAAACTGCTCAGCATGTCCCTGTCCTTTGCCAACCATGTTATATGCGTCTCACACACTGG AAAGGAGAACACCGTGTTGAGGGCAAATGTGCCACCTGCCAGGGTATCCGTCATACCAAATGCCGTAGAGACTGCTGTTTTCTTCCCTGACCTGAACAAAAAACCCTCGGATAAAG TTACTATCATCGTGGTCAGTCGGCTGGTTTACCGCAAGGGTGTTGACCTGATGGCAGGTGTCATTCCAGTGATTTGCAACAGACACCCCAATGTGCAATTTATCATAG GTGGCGATGGCCCGAAAAGGCTTGTGATTGAAGAAGTGAGGGAACGGCATCGACTGCAGGAAAGAATTACAATGCTGGGAGCCATTGAGCATGACTCTGTGAGAGAT GTCATGGTTCAGGGAGACATCTTCTTGAATGCTTCATTGACAGAGGCATTCTGCATGGCTATTGTAGAAGCATGTGCCTGTGG TTTGCAGGTTGTGAGCACCAGGGTTGGAGGCGTGCCCGAGGTGCTTCCACCTGATCTGATCCATCTTTGTGACCCCAGTGTGCGAG GGCTTCTGGAAGGGCTGGAGTGTGCCATTGAGCGACATGGACGAGGCGATGTTGTTCCAGCTGCAGAAGCACATGCACGAGTGAGCAGGATGTACCGGTGGGAAAATGTGGCCAAGCGAACGCAACATGTTTACGATTCCATTGACCACGAGCCTCCGACTTCACTTCGTCAGAGGCTGGACAG GGCAAAACGCTGCGGCTTCGTCTTTGCTCAAATCTTCTGGATGGTCATTATAATCCTCCATGTCACGCACCTTGTGCTGTCTTACGCCAGGCCCAATTCG
- the LOC135918904 gene encoding 2,3-bisphosphoglycerate-independent phosphoglycerate mutase-like yields MTHVCLIVIDGWGLSEDRHGNAILNANTPVMDQLCKTQGQFLPLEASGLAVGLPAGLMGNSEVGHLNIGAGRIVYQDIVRINMDVESGAIKDNHYFVEACNRAKTKNGRLHLLGLVSDGGVHSHINHIFALLEGAHKHGVPHTFIQFFGDGRDTSPTSSIKYAQQVLDKCAHLKYGSLATLIGRYYAMDRDKREERVKIAFEGLAQGIGDKVEPSNLIKHIQSLYDAPEDKRQTDEFFKPIITDPNGRIKDGDTLIFCNFRSDRARQLSEALGIKPNFETSVIPKDLKLYTMTQYKKEYPFSVLYPPTVPKNVLAEWLAAKGKSQFHCAETEKYAHVTFFFNGGQEKAFTAEERCLVPSPKVATYDLMPEMSSKGVADEMVKIVSEKKHPFVMCNFAPPDMVGHTGVYEAAVKAVEATDVGIGRIRDACAKNGYVLLVTADHGNAEVMKTPDNKPVTKHTTNKVPFCMTGDHKFCKPSHTPALCDVAPTVLDLLKIPQPPEMTGKSLLAH; encoded by the coding sequence ATGACTCACGTGTGCTTGATTGTCATCGACGGCTGGGGACTTTCGGAAGACCGTCACGGTAATGCCATTCTCAACGCTAATACGCCGGTGATGGATCAGCTCTGCAAAACTCAAGGTCAGTTCCTGCCCTTGGAAGCGTCCGGCCTTGCTGTCGGCTTGCCCGCCGGTCTCATGGGCAACAGCGAGGTAGGGCATCTCAACATCGGCGCCGGCAGGATCGTGTATCAAGACATCGTTCGGATTAACATGGACGTGGAAAGCGGAGCCATCAAGGACAACCACTATTTCGTGGAAGCCTGCAACCGTGCCAAGACCAAAAATGGCCGCCTGCACCTTCTCGGGCTCGTCAGCGACGGTGGAGTACACTCGCACATCAACCATATCTTCGCCCTGTTGGAAGGCGCTCACAAGCACGGCGTTCCGCACACTTTCATCCAGTTCTTCGGCGATGGCAGGGACACGAGCCCCACGAGTTCCATAAAGTACGCGCAGCAGGTGCTGGACAAGTGTGCGCACCTCAAGTACGGCTCACTGGCCACCTTGATCGGCCGTTACTACGCCATGGACCGAGACAAGAGGGAGGAGCGCGTGAAAATCGCCTTCGAAGGCCTCGCACAGGGAATCGGCGACAAAGTGGAACCCAGTAATCTCATCAAACACATCCAGAGCCTTTACGATGCTCCCGAGGACAAGAGACAAACCGACGAGTTTTTCAAGCCCATCATCACGGACCCCAATGGCCGTATTAAAGACGGCGACACCCTGATCTTCTGCAACTTCCGCTCAGACCGAGCCCGCCAGCTGTCGGAGGCGCTGGGGATCAAGCCCAACTTCGAGACCAGCGTTATCCCCAAAGATTTGAAGCTGTACACGATGACGCAGTACAAGAAGGAATATCCATTTTCCGTTCTGTACCCTCCAACCGTACCCAAGAATGTCCTTGCCGAATGGCTTGCTGCCAAGGGAAAAAGCCAGTTCCACTGCGCCGAGACAGAAAAGTATGCACACGTGACCTTCTTCTTCAACGGTGGCCAGGAAAAGGCTTTCACTGCCGAAGAACGCTGCTTGGTGCCCTCACCCAAGGTGGCCACTTACGACTTAATGCCTGAAATGAGCAGCAAGGGAGTAGCTGATGAGATGGTGAAAATTGTAAGTGAAAAGAAACACCCGTTCGTCATGTGCAACTTTGCTCCCCCTGACATGGTTGGTCACACTGGAGTGTACGAGGCAGCCGTAAAGGCTGTGGAGGCCACCGACGTAGGAATTGGGCGCATCAGAGATGCCTGTGCCAAGAATGGCTACGTGCTGCTCGTCACTGCGGACCATGGGAATGCTGAAGTCATGAAGACTCCTGATAACAAGCCCGTCACCAAGCACACCACAAACAAGGTTCCCTTCTGCATGACTGGAGACCACAAGTTCTGCAAACCCAGTCACACCCCTGCTCTCTGTGATGTTGCTCCAACTGTTCTGGACCTGTTGAAAATTCCCCAACCACCGGAGATGACTGGAAAGTCTCTCCTTGCACACTAA